One part of the Bradyrhizobium sp. CB1650 genome encodes these proteins:
- a CDS encoding NADH:flavin oxidoreductase/NADH oxidase: protein MSALFSPIKLRGLTLKNRLIVSPMCQYSADDGVATDWHFSHINNLALSGASMFCIEATHVEAIGRITPGCLGLYSDACEAALKQILASVRKHSTIAIGMQLAHAGRKASSARPWDGGQLIPQGQGGWQPVAPSAVPHKEGEAAPLALDSAGLKRIREAFVDSAKRAARLGIDAIELHGAHGYLLHQFLSPISNRRTDDYGGSLQNRMRFPLEVFDAVRAAFPSDRPVGMRVSSTDWVEGGWDLAQTIEFARALKARGVDWIDASSGGVSPLQKIPLGPGYQVQFAESIRRETGLPTIAVGLITEAGQAEEIVESGKADMVALARAMLYDPRFGWHAAAELGGEVEAPPQYWRSQPSTQKALFGKTTFGAR, encoded by the coding sequence ATGAGCGCCCTGTTTTCCCCGATCAAGCTGCGCGGCCTGACGCTGAAGAACCGTCTCATCGTGTCGCCGATGTGCCAGTATTCGGCCGACGACGGCGTCGCCACCGACTGGCACTTCAGCCACATCAACAATCTGGCGCTGTCGGGGGCTTCGATGTTCTGCATCGAGGCGACCCATGTCGAGGCGATCGGCCGCATCACGCCGGGCTGCCTCGGGCTCTACAGCGATGCCTGCGAGGCGGCGCTGAAGCAGATCCTCGCCTCCGTGCGCAAGCACTCCACGATTGCGATCGGGATGCAGCTCGCCCATGCCGGCCGCAAAGCCAGCAGTGCGCGGCCCTGGGACGGCGGCCAGCTCATTCCGCAAGGCCAGGGCGGCTGGCAGCCGGTGGCGCCATCCGCGGTGCCGCACAAGGAGGGCGAGGCCGCGCCGCTGGCGCTGGATAGTGCCGGCCTGAAGCGCATCCGCGAGGCCTTCGTCGACAGCGCCAAGCGTGCGGCCCGGCTCGGCATCGACGCGATCGAGCTGCACGGCGCGCACGGCTATCTCCTGCATCAATTCCTCTCGCCGATTTCCAACCGCCGCACCGACGACTATGGCGGGTCTTTGCAGAACCGCATGCGCTTCCCGCTCGAGGTGTTCGACGCGGTGCGTGCGGCGTTCCCGTCCGACAGGCCGGTCGGCATGCGGGTGTCGTCGACCGACTGGGTCGAGGGCGGCTGGGATCTTGCGCAGACCATCGAATTTGCCAGGGCGCTGAAGGCGCGCGGCGTCGACTGGATCGATGCCTCCTCCGGCGGCGTCTCGCCGCTGCAGAAGATCCCGCTCGGCCCCGGCTACCAGGTGCAGTTCGCAGAGAGCATCCGCCGCGAGACCGGCCTTCCCACCATCGCCGTCGGCCTGATCACCGAAGCCGGGCAAGCCGAGGAGATCGTCGAAAGCGGCAAGGCCGACATGGTCGCGCTCGCCCGCGCCATGCTCTACGATCCCCGCTTCGGCTGGCACGCCGCCGCCGAGCTCGGC